The window CAAGGCCACACGTCCGGCGGCAACGGTGAGCGGCGTGAGTGCCGCACCCAAAGCCGAGACAGGCCGCAAACTCAGCGATAGCGATGCATGACAGATGCCGCACCAGACGCCAGGGCCAAGGCCGCCAGCCACACGGCCAGCGGTACGAGGTGCGTGGCACGCGGAGCCCGGTGGATGCGGCAGTCCGAGTACTCCGGGACGGCCCGCAAGTGATCGTCGCAGGGGTGCCGCACCGAACGCCGGGTCCGAGGCCGCCAGGCCGCACGGCCGCCAGGCCGCACGGCCGGGGTAACGATGAGTGGGCACAGACGCCGAACCAGCCGTAACGCGGGGGTTCGGGGGGCTCGGCCCCCTGATGAAACGCGAAGAGGGCCCCGGTCCGCGCATTCCGCGGACAGAGACCCCCTGCACTCGTAGCGGGGACAGGATTTGAACCTGCGACCTCTGGGTTATGAGCCCAGCGAGCTACCGAGCTGCTCCACCCCGCGTCGGTAGCTAAACCCTAGCGCACTGGGTTCGAGGGCTGCAAAACGGCCCCCCGTGAAGGTGGACTGGACGGCCGGTGTCGCGAGGGTGGGCCAGAAATGCGGCTGTCTCCCGCCGGGGTCGGCATCGACGCGGACTGTGCCGTTGTGGCGTTCGCTGGCCGATGGCCAGGCCGGTTCCGGCGTGGTGTTCGCTGCCGTCGGCTCGGGTGGAGGGGTTGAATACTTCGGCTCGCTGGTTTTCGGGATGCCGATTCCGCGGCTGGCCATCTCGATGCGGCAGGTGGCGGGGTCTGGTGCGGTGGCGCGGATGGTGATCTCGGCGACGCGGCCGGCGGGGGTGTATTCGATGGCGTTGCCGGTGAGGTTGTCGTGGACCTGGCGGATCGGGGTGGGGTTGCCGAGGACGGTGGGCAGCGGGCCGCAGGCGGGCGGATTGTGGTCGGTGAGGCACCGGATGCCCAGGTGGCGATGGTCACCGGTGGAGATGTCGGCCGTTTCGACATCGACCTGGGAGGGCACCGGCCCGGAAGGTGGAACCGGTGATCGACGCCGGAGGTATCGGCCTGCTGGAGTGCGGCGATGGCCTCGACCGGTCTGGGTGCCGCCGCGGGGCCCGCCAGACGGTGCGGATTTCGGAGGCGGTGGCCGTGGTGGCCGGCCGGTGCGACACAGGTGACCTCGACCGTATCGGGTAGCCGTTCGCCGAGCAGAGCCACCAAGCCGATGACGAGAACGGAACGATGCCGAACCGGCCCCGAGTATTCGACGCCATTGGGGACGCTCCTGGCCGATGACCGAACGGTCCTAGTACGGCAGCCGCCATTCGTGATCATGGTTGGAGTTCGAGGGTGAGGCGGCGGGCGTAGTGGGCTCGTCTGGCTCGTGCCTGGTGGCGGCGTCGCCAGTTTGACCAGCGCAGACGGTAGGCGATGCTGCGGGTTGGCCGGATCAGCAGGACGTTGATCAGACGGCGGATTTCGTTGACGGTCAGGTCGATCATGTCGGGCTGACCGCGACGATCTGCGGTGCGGGCGTCGGCGGCGCAGATCGCGAGGACGGCGAGGGCGGCCAGGGCCAGGGTGGTGAACCGGTGCCAGGACGTCCACCGGCGGACTTGGTGCTGGTCAAGGCCGACTTGGCCTTTTCCGGCCTGAAAGCTTTCCTCCACGATCCAGCGAACTCCCGCGACCCGCACGAACTGGGCGAGGGTGGCCGGCCCCGGTGCCCAGCAGCGGTAGAAAGCCAGCTCACCGGTCGTGGTGTTACGTCGGATGAGCAGGCTGTGCCGGCCATCGTCGTCGGGGTCACCGTCGGCGCCGACGTCGGCCAGCCAGGCCCAGTCGTAGAACCGTGGTCCTTTCGAGCCGTCACCAGCGCTGCGCCGGGTCCAGGCGGTGGCGGGCAGGTTCTCGGCGAGGCGGTCGACGCGGCAGCGGGTCTTGCCTGCGTCGATCGGCACGAGGTGATCGCAGGAGACTGCCAGCACGTAGCCGAGGCGGAGTTTGCGCAGTTCACTGCGGAGCCGGGTGTTATTGCCGTAGGCCTCGTCCGCGGCGACCCACCGGGCTGGGACCAGGGCATTCACCGCGGCGTTGATCATGTCGTCGGCCAACTCCGAGCGGGTGGCGAACGTGACGTCCTGCGGAATGCCGGCCCGCTCGCACCGGTCACGGTCATCGGTCCAGGACTTCGGCAGGTAAACCCTGCGGTCGATCAGAGTGTGACCGTGCCTGCTCGCATAGGCGAGGAACACTCCGACCTGGGCGTTCTCGATCCGCCCGGCGGTTCCGGTGTATTGACGCTGGACACCGACCGAGTGCACGCCCTTCTTCAGATCGCCGGTCTCGTCGACCACGAGGACACCGTCAGGGTCACCGAGTCGGTCAGCGACGACCTTGCGAACGTCGTCACGCACCGCGTCAGCGTCCCACTTGGCCCGGTAGAGCAGCCGTTGCATCGCATCCGGTCGGGCATGTCCGGCCTGCTCAGCCACCTGCCAACACGTCTTGACCTCCAGGTCGGCAAGCAGCCCGGTGACGAACCCGGCCGCCGCCCGGCGGGGCTCAACCCGGCAGAACCGGCCCGCGAACGAGTCGATCACCAGGTCGATGGTTCGTCGCCACCGAGCAGGCTCTACGCTGTGGCTCTCGGCCACCGCAAGGTCTGATGTTGTGTCCACAACGCACAGACGATCATGCGGTGGCCGTCCTTGTTCCCGCAGGATCCGAGGTCACCTCACGAACGGCGGCTGCCGTACTAGGACCGAACGGCTCTAGGACCGAACGGCTCTAGGACTGAACGGCTCTAGGGCCGCAGGGCTCTAGGACCGCCGGGCTCTAGGACCGAACGGCTCTAGGAGCGAACGGTCCTAGAGCCGAACGGGCCAGGATCGAGCGGGCCGAGGGCCGAAAAGGCCGGACCGAACGGGTCGAGGCTGAAAAGGAGTGTCCCCGCCGGGTCGTTTCAGCAGGTGGTGTAGCCCTTGCCTGCGGTCGTCCACCGGCAGCTGTCGATGGTCTTGCCGGCGTCGGTCCGCAGGGTCGCGGTGTCGCCGCCGTTGTTCCACACGTGGTAGCTCTTGCCCCAGTAACGGGTGGCGGTGGTGTTGGTGCCCTTGCCGGTACGGACGATCACGCTCTTGCCGGCGGCCAGCGTGTAGCTGCTGGTGAACCGGTAGAGGTTGCCGGCGGCGTCACGGACCGTCCACCCCTTGAGGTTGACCGCCTTGCTGCTCTTGTTGGTGAGCTGCGCGTACTCCCCGTTGATGCTCTTGTTGGTGCGGCTGTCCACACCGGGGGAGTTGTACTGGATCCGGGTGAACTGGATCGAGCCGACGGCGGGTGTGGTGGTGGGCGGGTTGGTCGGGTTGGTCGGTGTGGTCGGCGGAGTGGTGCCGCCGCCGGAGCCGCCGACGTCCACGGTCCGGGTGTACGTGTTGCTGGTGATCAGGTTCTCGGCGGAGGCGTACGCCGCGTTCCCGGTCTCGGCGATGACCGCCCGGTAGGTCTGCTGCCCGCCCGGCTGCCCGGTGGCGGTGCCCTGGAATTCGGCGTTGTCGTCGCCGTCGTCGTTGGGCGGTGTGGCGCCGCCCTCACCGGCCGGACCGTCGGTGACGCCCGACGCGACCGCGACCCAGCTACCGCCGCTCTGCCGTTCCACCCGGACCGGGAAGTACGGCTGGTCGGGACTGGTGTGCACGTTGAAGCTGATGCTGCCGGAACCGGTCGAGCTGACCGTGAACGTGGCACCGACCTTGAGCGGGGCCTGCACGATCCGCGAGTACTGTCCGCCGGATTCGACGGCCCACACGAAGCCGGAGTCCATCACCCGGCGGATGGTCCACCGGCCGTTGCTGCCGGCGGTGACCGTGGTGGGCATGTCGGTCTCGAACTGGGTGGCCGGTGACAGCTCCGAA of the Actinoplanes sichuanensis genome contains:
- a CDS encoding lamin tail domain-containing protein, with protein sequence MFRRPKTVFGTGSALGVLIAATGVFGTTPAWAAAPTFDTPPAQVGFGTVTLTGTATANATVTLREAAYKWGKDATQGSELSPATQFETDMPTTVTAGSNGRWTIRRVMDSGFVWAVESGGQYSRIVQAPLKVGATFTVSSTGSGSISFNVHTSPDQPYFPVRVERQSGGSWVAVASGVTDGPAGEGGATPPNDDGDDNAEFQGTATGQPGGQQTYRAVIAETGNAAYASAENLITSNTYTRTVDVGGSGGGTTPPTTPTNPTNPPTTTPAVGSIQFTRIQYNSPGVDSRTNKSINGEYAQLTNKSSKAVNLKGWTVRDAAGNLYRFTSSYTLAAGKSVIVRTGKGTNTTATRYWGKSYHVWNNGGDTATLRTDAGKTIDSCRWTTAGKGYTTC
- a CDS encoding ATP-binding protein, with protein sequence MPSQVDVETADISTGDHRHLGIRCLTDHNPPACGPLPTVLGNPTPIRQVHDNLTGNAIEYTPAGRVAEITIRATAPDPATCRIEMASRGIGIPKTSEPKYSTPPPEPTAANTTPEPAWPSASERHNGTVRVDADPGGRQPHFWPTLATPAVQSTFTGGRFAALEPSALGFSYRRGVEQLGSSLGS
- a CDS encoding IS701 family transposase is translated as MDLVIDSFAGRFCRVEPRRAAAGFVTGLLADLEVKTCWQVAEQAGHARPDAMQRLLYRAKWDADAVRDDVRKVVADRLGDPDGVLVVDETGDLKKGVHSVGVQRQYTGTAGRIENAQVGVFLAYASRHGHTLIDRRVYLPKSWTDDRDRCERAGIPQDVTFATRSELADDMINAAVNALVPARWVAADEAYGNNTRLRSELRKLRLGYVLAVSCDHLVPIDAGKTRCRVDRLAENLPATAWTRRSAGDGSKGPRFYDWAWLADVGADGDPDDDGRHSLLIRRNTTTGELAFYRCWAPGPATLAQFVRVAGVRWIVEESFQAGKGQVGLDQHQVRRWTSWHRFTTLALAALAVLAICAADARTADRRGQPDMIDLTVNEIRRLINVLLIRPTRSIAYRLRWSNWRRRHQARARRAHYARRLTLELQP